A window of the Microbacterium sp. AZCO genome harbors these coding sequences:
- a CDS encoding LLM class flavin-dependent oxidoreductase, with the protein MTATDKRQVHLAAHFPGVNATTIWSDPSAGSQTEFSSFRHFAATAERGLFDFIFLAEGLRLREHAGRIHDLDVVGRPDTLTVLAALAAVTERIGLVGTLNSTFNEPYELARQLASVDAVSRGRAGWNVVTSSDAFTGANFRRGGFLPHADRYRRAGDFVDTAWELWDAAGTGEPVRHESPFFDIEAVFPVPASRQGRPVILQAGVSGEGRDVAAKSADAIFSPFAVGDPAREFSDDLTQRLASFGRPRSALKILPGATFVIGDDEADAAERAYAERRAQISGATAVRSIEALWGIELDGVDPDGPLPDVALLREDVELWQGRAMRFEDRRNLAEQWAARAEAESLSIRELAIAVAPPATFVGTASSIAERIDEVVQSGATDGFILVPSLTPHGLDRFTDEVVPLLQERGVYRTEYEGTTLRDILGVPLSQPAALV; encoded by the coding sequence ATGACCGCGACCGACAAGCGCCAGGTGCACCTGGCCGCGCACTTCCCCGGCGTCAATGCGACGACCATCTGGTCCGACCCCAGCGCCGGCAGCCAGACGGAGTTCTCGTCGTTCCGGCACTTCGCCGCGACCGCCGAACGCGGGCTCTTCGACTTCATCTTCCTCGCGGAGGGTCTGCGCCTGCGCGAGCATGCCGGCAGGATCCACGACCTCGACGTCGTCGGCCGCCCCGACACGCTCACGGTGCTCGCGGCACTGGCCGCCGTCACGGAGCGCATCGGACTCGTCGGCACCCTCAACTCGACGTTCAACGAGCCGTACGAGCTGGCCCGGCAGCTCGCCTCGGTCGATGCCGTGTCGCGCGGCCGGGCCGGCTGGAATGTCGTGACGAGCTCGGACGCCTTCACCGGTGCGAACTTCCGGCGCGGCGGCTTCCTCCCGCACGCCGACCGCTATCGGCGCGCGGGAGACTTCGTCGACACCGCGTGGGAGCTGTGGGATGCCGCGGGCACCGGCGAGCCGGTGCGGCACGAGTCGCCGTTCTTCGACATCGAGGCCGTCTTCCCGGTTCCCGCGAGCCGCCAGGGACGCCCCGTGATCCTGCAGGCCGGCGTCTCGGGTGAGGGCCGCGATGTCGCCGCGAAGAGCGCCGACGCGATCTTCTCGCCCTTCGCCGTCGGCGACCCCGCGCGCGAGTTCTCCGACGACCTGACCCAGCGCCTCGCGTCCTTCGGACGGCCGCGCAGCGCGCTGAAGATCCTCCCCGGCGCCACCTTCGTCATCGGCGACGACGAGGCGGACGCCGCCGAGCGCGCCTACGCCGAACGCCGTGCGCAGATCAGCGGTGCGACCGCCGTCCGGTCGATCGAGGCGCTGTGGGGCATCGAGCTCGACGGCGTCGACCCCGACGGGCCGCTGCCCGACGTCGCGCTGCTGCGCGAGGACGTCGAGCTGTGGCAGGGTCGCGCGATGCGCTTCGAGGACCGCCGGAACCTGGCGGAGCAGTGGGCGGCGCGCGCCGAGGCGGAGTCCCTCAGCATCCGCGAGCTCGCGATCGCCGTCGCACCGCCCGCCACCTTCGTCGGGACGGCGTCGTCGATCGCCGAGCGCATCGACGAGGTCGTGCAGAGCGGTGCCACCGACGGCTTCATCCTCGTGCCGTCGCTCACGCCCCACGGTCTCGACCGGTTCACCGACGAGGTCGTCCCGCTCCTCCAGGAGCGCGGCGTCTACCGCACGGAGTACGAGGGCACGACGCTCCGCGACATCCTCGGCGTTCCGCTCTCCCAGCCCGCCGCCCTGGTCTGA
- a CDS encoding LLM class flavin-dependent oxidoreductase: MSAAPTAAFTRRLFVGVDIPSTGRDAGLVDLVVHAARIFDEAGADLLVVRDDYSPSGDLVAVDAPTLAAFAAPQTTRIAIAPVVSTTHTEPFHVAKAIQTLDIVAEGRAGWQASITTSARDAAAFGRREAPATADAWAEAEEAVEVARRLWDSWEDDAIIRDVDTGRFIDRDRVHHIDFEGRFFSIKGPSIVPRTVQGNPPVIVRVVPGDDAALNVAVRSADIVRVAPEEADRARAAAEDAGRTPAIVVDLDATTLGPDGVADVLAELTAGETDGAVLVFAELPAEPSAWSGAIAAVAASLPDGATLRERLGIPRLPSRYATADREDATR; this comes from the coding sequence ATGAGCGCTGCACCGACGGCGGCTTTCACCCGACGACTCTTCGTCGGCGTCGACATCCCGAGCACGGGGCGCGACGCCGGCCTCGTCGACCTCGTCGTGCATGCCGCCCGCATCTTCGACGAGGCCGGCGCCGACCTGCTCGTCGTCCGCGACGACTACTCGCCGTCCGGCGACCTCGTGGCCGTCGACGCCCCGACGCTCGCGGCCTTCGCCGCGCCCCAGACGACGCGCATTGCGATCGCACCCGTCGTGTCGACGACGCACACCGAGCCGTTCCACGTCGCCAAGGCGATCCAGACGCTCGACATCGTCGCGGAGGGACGCGCGGGGTGGCAGGCCTCGATCACGACGTCGGCTCGGGATGCCGCGGCCTTCGGTCGCCGCGAGGCGCCGGCGACCGCCGACGCGTGGGCCGAGGCGGAGGAGGCGGTCGAGGTCGCCCGCCGGCTCTGGGACAGCTGGGAGGACGACGCGATCATCCGCGACGTCGACACCGGCCGGTTCATCGACCGCGACCGCGTGCACCACATCGACTTCGAGGGCCGCTTCTTCTCGATCAAGGGCCCCTCCATCGTCCCTCGGACGGTCCAGGGCAACCCGCCGGTCATCGTGCGCGTCGTGCCCGGCGACGACGCGGCTCTCAACGTCGCCGTGCGCAGCGCCGACATCGTGCGCGTCGCACCCGAGGAGGCGGACCGCGCCCGCGCCGCGGCGGAGGATGCCGGCCGCACGCCGGCCATCGTGGTGGATCTGGATGCCACGACGCTCGGGCCCGACGGGGTCGCCGACGTGCTCGCCGAGCTCACGGCGGGTGAGACGGACGGCGCGGTGCTCGTCTTCGCCGAGCTCCCCGCCGAGCCGTCGGCCTGGAGCGGGGCGATCGCCGCAGTCGCGGCATCCCTCCCCGACGGCGCCACCCTCCGCGAGCGCCTCGGCATCCCCCGCCTTCCCAGCCGCTATGCGACCGCCGACCGAGAGGATGCGACGCGATGA
- a CDS encoding siderophore-interacting protein codes for MSDATVPPFFRAGGRHRFTAREATVVAVSHPVEEFVRVTVTGDDFDDFASSGPTDHVRAFFPDPATGELAAPRAVGPGEDGIVRPEAPTFARDFTPLHPRRDGDRVLVDLDILLHADPGPAAAWGGQAEPGDRLVIVGPRASKEAPQGADRAVLVVDPTAFPSASRWLAELPSSTRVDVVADVAGDLAWVETYLRQESGRSDFSLTAGGADLAEAVRTLGVDAGTFVFAAGEASRLVPLRRHLRTQLALPREQFAVSGYLKDGTAGFDHHAPIDPSDPD; via the coding sequence ATGTCGGATGCCACGGTCCCACCCTTCTTCCGCGCGGGAGGCCGTCACCGCTTCACGGCCCGGGAGGCGACCGTCGTGGCGGTGTCGCACCCGGTGGAGGAGTTCGTGCGGGTCACCGTGACCGGCGACGACTTCGACGATTTCGCGAGCTCCGGTCCGACCGACCATGTGCGCGCCTTCTTCCCCGATCCCGCGACGGGCGAGCTCGCCGCCCCGCGCGCCGTCGGACCCGGCGAGGACGGCATCGTCCGTCCGGAGGCGCCGACGTTCGCCCGCGACTTCACGCCGCTGCATCCGCGGCGCGACGGCGATCGCGTGCTCGTCGACCTCGACATCCTGCTGCACGCCGACCCGGGGCCCGCCGCCGCGTGGGGCGGGCAGGCGGAGCCCGGCGACCGGCTCGTGATCGTCGGCCCCCGCGCATCGAAAGAGGCGCCGCAGGGGGCAGACCGCGCAGTGCTCGTGGTCGACCCCACGGCCTTCCCGTCCGCGTCCCGCTGGCTTGCCGAGCTTCCCTCCTCGACTCGCGTCGACGTCGTGGCCGACGTCGCGGGCGACCTCGCCTGGGTCGAGACGTACCTGCGGCAGGAGTCCGGGCGGTCGGACTTCTCGCTCACCGCCGGCGGCGCCGATCTCGCCGAGGCGGTCAGGACCCTGGGGGTGGATGCCGGCACCTTCGTCTTCGCCGCCGGCGAGGCATCCCGTCTCGTCCCTCTCCGCCGCCACCTGCGCACCCAGCTCGCGCTCCCTCGCGAGCAGTTCGCCGTGAGCGGGTACTTGAAGGACGGCACCGCCGGCTTCGACCACCACGCGCCGATCGACCCCTCCGACCCCGACTGA
- a CDS encoding ATP-binding protein, giving the protein MSRTHIRDFHDDDLDGIVRLWETVHDAVATPVYSLAEVIASCQVDHAVVAVRGERIVGAAVGRAAHAQGWIVFFGTIDEDAANQVGASLLDALERRMATLGLAKLSVLVAGDGGPVEALTQNGFGLQHRLRYLERQMPVQRRELDLLKEVGGRIMPRHLWEAVAGMQHEKELLEERLVTPLARPDLAERFGVVPPRAVMLFGPPGTGKTTFAKAVASRLDWPFVEVFPSRLGDSPKGMAAALRATFESIGDLEHAVVFIDEVEEIASRRRGDPPSPTQGVTNELLKLVAEFREREGRLLICATNFVRALDAAFLRHGRFDYVIPIGLPDAEARRAIWTRYVPPAVAPTVAFDVLVEASEGLTPADIEYAARRASQNALAQALRDPEASDTEALATGDYLEALGATRATVSEETAGEFVDDIDSYARL; this is encoded by the coding sequence ATGAGCCGAACGCACATCCGCGACTTCCACGACGACGACCTCGACGGCATCGTGCGGCTCTGGGAGACCGTCCACGACGCCGTCGCGACGCCCGTCTACTCGCTCGCCGAGGTCATCGCCTCGTGCCAGGTCGACCACGCCGTCGTCGCGGTGCGGGGCGAGCGGATCGTCGGCGCCGCCGTCGGCCGCGCCGCGCACGCACAGGGCTGGATCGTCTTCTTCGGGACGATCGACGAGGATGCCGCGAACCAGGTGGGCGCCTCGCTCCTGGATGCTCTGGAGCGGCGCATGGCGACGCTCGGCCTCGCGAAGCTCTCGGTGCTCGTCGCGGGCGACGGCGGACCCGTCGAGGCGCTCACCCAGAACGGCTTCGGCCTGCAGCATCGCCTGCGCTACCTCGAGCGGCAGATGCCCGTGCAGCGGCGCGAGCTCGACCTCCTGAAGGAGGTCGGCGGACGCATCATGCCGCGCCACCTCTGGGAGGCGGTCGCCGGGATGCAGCACGAGAAGGAGCTGCTCGAGGAGCGCCTCGTGACACCGCTCGCCCGGCCCGACCTTGCCGAGCGGTTCGGTGTCGTGCCGCCGCGCGCCGTCATGCTGTTCGGTCCGCCCGGCACGGGCAAGACGACGTTCGCCAAGGCGGTGGCATCCCGTCTCGACTGGCCCTTCGTCGAGGTGTTCCCCTCGCGGCTCGGCGACTCGCCCAAGGGCATGGCGGCGGCACTGCGGGCGACCTTCGAGTCGATCGGCGATCTCGAGCACGCCGTCGTCTTCATCGACGAGGTCGAGGAGATCGCGTCGCGCCGGCGCGGCGACCCCCCGTCGCCGACGCAGGGCGTGACGAACGAGCTGCTCAAGCTCGTGGCCGAGTTCCGCGAGCGCGAGGGACGCCTGCTGATCTGCGCCACGAACTTCGTGCGGGCACTGGATGCCGCCTTCCTGCGCCACGGGCGGTTCGACTACGTCATTCCGATCGGATTGCCGGATGCCGAGGCGCGCCGTGCGATCTGGACGCGCTACGTGCCGCCCGCCGTGGCACCGACCGTCGCCTTCGACGTGCTCGTGGAGGCGAGCGAAGGGCTCACTCCCGCCGACATCGAGTACGCGGCGCGCCGCGCATCGCAGAACGCGCTCGCTCAGGCGCTCCGCGACCCGGAGGCCTCCGACACCGAGGCGCTCGCCACGGGCGACTATCTCGAGGCCCTGGGCGCGACGCGCGCGACGGTGTCGGAGGAGACGGCGGGGGAGTTCGTCGACGACATCGACTCGTACGCGCGCCTCTGA
- a CDS encoding response regulator transcription factor — protein MTVRVLIADDQDLVRTGLRMILDAQPGVEVVAEAADGAQAVTLARESRPDVCLLDIRMPVMDGLQATRLLAGPDVSEPLPVVVITTFDLDEYVYAALRAGARGFLLKDAGPALLAEAVHAAARGDALIDPAVTVRLIAAFAGTERPSAPPSRPLTEREEAVVALVAQGLGNTEIGAGLHISLSTVKTHLASAMTKLGARNRVELAIWAYEQGIGTRR, from the coding sequence GTGACGGTCCGCGTCCTCATCGCCGACGACCAGGACCTCGTGCGCACGGGGCTGCGGATGATCCTCGACGCGCAGCCCGGCGTCGAGGTCGTCGCCGAGGCGGCGGACGGCGCGCAGGCGGTGACGCTCGCGCGCGAGTCGCGGCCCGACGTGTGCCTCCTCGACATCAGGATGCCGGTGATGGACGGGCTCCAGGCGACGCGGCTGCTCGCCGGCCCGGATGTCTCCGAGCCGCTCCCCGTGGTCGTCATCACGACGTTCGACCTCGACGAGTACGTGTATGCGGCGCTGCGCGCCGGCGCCCGTGGATTCCTGTTGAAGGATGCCGGCCCAGCCCTGCTCGCGGAGGCGGTGCACGCGGCCGCGCGGGGCGACGCCCTCATCGACCCGGCGGTGACGGTGCGGCTCATCGCTGCCTTCGCCGGCACCGAGCGGCCGTCGGCACCGCCGTCGCGCCCGCTCACGGAGCGGGAGGAGGCCGTCGTCGCGCTCGTGGCGCAGGGGCTCGGCAACACCGAGATCGGCGCCGGCCTGCACATCTCGCTCAGCACCGTCAAGACGCACCTCGCGAGCGCCATGACCAAGCTCGGCGCCCGCAATCGCGTCGAGCTCGCGATCTGGGCGTACGAGCAGGGCATCGGCACGCGGCGCTGA
- a CDS encoding histidine kinase, translating to MTSPVRALWDAPAASPAPPRRVWRDWALVGAIPVLAIVEAALRPDLPWRWLWAVVLAGLAVTLLWRRRRPFTMLAVAFSAGTIVSLATGGDPQAFTTAYFLILLYSVFRWGSGRAMIFGGALVALGMVLTFVSRAPTPTDLVGGVAVAVTTATLGVALRWRSASRVRELERARLLEREQLARDLHDTVAHHVSAIAIQAQAGATVAATDPDATADVLRTIEGEASRTLREMRAMVGVLRATDPADLAPTPALRDLRTLERTDAPPVSVTVGGDIAAVPAPVAAAVFRLAQEAVTNARRHARSATRVDVEVVVDGEGVRLRVHDDGEAAASTPPGFGIRGMRERAALFGGTCEAGPDPEGGWTVTAALPRKGWTA from the coding sequence ATGACGAGCCCGGTCCGCGCGTTGTGGGACGCGCCGGCGGCCTCCCCGGCTCCGCCACGTCGAGTGTGGCGCGACTGGGCGCTCGTCGGCGCGATCCCGGTGCTCGCGATCGTCGAGGCGGCGCTTCGCCCCGACCTCCCGTGGCGCTGGCTCTGGGCGGTCGTGCTGGCCGGCCTGGCGGTGACGCTCCTCTGGCGCCGCCGGCGGCCCTTCACGATGCTGGCCGTGGCCTTCTCGGCAGGCACCATCGTGAGCCTCGCGACCGGCGGAGACCCGCAGGCGTTCACGACCGCGTACTTCCTGATCCTGCTCTACTCGGTGTTCCGGTGGGGGTCCGGCCGGGCGATGATCTTCGGCGGAGCGCTCGTCGCCCTGGGCATGGTCCTCACCTTCGTCTCACGCGCGCCGACCCCGACCGACCTCGTCGGCGGCGTCGCCGTCGCCGTCACGACGGCGACGCTCGGCGTCGCCCTGCGGTGGCGCAGCGCCTCCCGCGTGCGCGAGCTCGAGCGCGCCCGGCTCCTCGAGCGCGAGCAGCTCGCGCGCGACCTGCACGACACCGTGGCGCACCACGTCTCGGCGATCGCCATCCAGGCTCAGGCAGGTGCGACGGTGGCGGCGACGGATCCGGATGCCACGGCCGACGTCCTGCGCACGATCGAGGGCGAAGCATCCCGGACCCTCCGCGAGATGCGCGCGATGGTCGGCGTCCTGCGTGCGACGGACCCCGCCGACCTGGCCCCGACCCCGGCCCTTCGCGACCTGCGCACTCTGGAGCGGACGGATGCGCCGCCCGTGTCCGTGACCGTCGGCGGCGACATCGCGGCGGTGCCCGCACCCGTCGCGGCAGCCGTCTTCCGGCTCGCACAGGAGGCCGTGACGAATGCGCGCCGGCATGCGAGGAGCGCGACGCGCGTCGATGTCGAAGTAGTCGTCGACGGCGAGGGAGTGCGCCTGAGGGTGCACGACGACGGCGAGGCCGCGGCATCCACTCCTCCCGGATTCGGGATCCGAGGCATGCGCGAGCGCGCGGCGCTGTTCGGCGGCACGTGCGAGGCAGGCCCCGATCCCGAGGGCGGCTGGACGGTCACGGCGGCTCTCCCCCGGAAGGGATGGACGGCGTGA
- a CDS encoding DUF2306 domain-containing protein translates to MTTAVAPPPTAHRATEWLAPAGLILLSLVPMIAGASRLTQLTTGATVTADNARFFDSPIPVVVHIVGSSLFLVLGALQFAPSLRRRRWHRIAGRVLVPAGLASALSGLWMTLFYALPSAVTTPALSAIRIVLALTMAAALVGAFLAIRRGDVRRHSAWMTRAYAIGLGAGTQVLTVLPYTLVVGAPGPVVYTVLMAAGWGLNLAVAEVVIRRRARGSSVARGARSAHLS, encoded by the coding sequence ATGACCACCGCCGTCGCCCCACCGCCCACCGCCCACAGAGCGACGGAATGGCTCGCTCCCGCGGGGCTCATCCTGCTGAGCCTCGTCCCGATGATCGCGGGGGCCTCCCGCCTCACGCAGCTCACGACGGGGGCGACCGTCACCGCCGACAACGCCCGGTTCTTCGACTCGCCGATCCCGGTCGTCGTGCACATCGTCGGCTCGAGCCTCTTCCTGGTGCTCGGCGCGCTGCAGTTCGCGCCGTCGCTGCGCAGGCGCCGCTGGCACCGCATCGCGGGCCGCGTGCTGGTTCCAGCCGGTCTCGCCTCGGCGCTCTCCGGTCTGTGGATGACGCTCTTCTACGCGCTGCCCTCCGCGGTGACGACCCCGGCTCTCTCCGCGATCCGGATCGTCCTCGCGCTCACGATGGCGGCCGCGCTGGTCGGAGCGTTCCTCGCGATCCGGCGCGGCGACGTTCGGAGGCACAGCGCCTGGATGACCCGGGCGTACGCCATCGGACTGGGAGCCGGAACGCAGGTGCTGACCGTGCTGCCGTACACACTCGTCGTCGGCGCGCCCGGCCCGGTCGTGTACACGGTGCTCATGGCCGCCGGCTGGGGCCTCAACCTCGCCGTCGCGGAGGTCGTCATCCGTCGCCGCGCGCGCGGGTCATCCGTCGCCCGAGGCGCGCGGAGCGCGCACCTATCATGA
- the lhgO gene encoding L-2-hydroxyglutarate oxidase, producing MGTTGIIGGGIVGVALARALSARGDDVTVLEKEHRLAEHQTGHNSGVVHAGLYYKPGSLKATLCAAGRVSIREFCAEKGLPYREVGKLVVAVDESELDALAEIERRSTANGVPDLARIDGVGRLREIEPHVRGVAAVHSPHTAVVDYASITEAMAQDVRAAGGAIRLGHEVTGIRREDGRVRVTTPVSEDVFDRLVVCAGLQSDVLALLVGADPSPKILPFRGEYWELAPERIDLVRGMIYPVPDPRFPFLGVHFTRGVYDSVHVGPNAVPALRREGYTWLQWSAKDTWESLRWPGAWPLAKQHWRMGVDEISGSLLKPLYFQKARRFIPELRQSDLTRKSAAGVRAQAWGRAGELLDDFAVDQVGPITLLRNAPSPAATSSIAIAHHVIEHYLVNGA from the coding sequence ATGGGCACGACGGGGATCATCGGCGGCGGGATCGTCGGCGTCGCCCTCGCGCGGGCGCTGTCGGCGCGGGGCGACGACGTCACGGTGCTGGAGAAGGAGCACCGGCTCGCCGAGCACCAGACAGGCCACAACTCCGGCGTCGTGCACGCCGGCCTGTACTACAAGCCGGGATCGCTCAAGGCGACGCTGTGCGCCGCGGGACGAGTGTCGATCCGGGAGTTCTGCGCCGAGAAGGGCCTGCCCTATCGGGAGGTGGGCAAGCTCGTCGTGGCCGTCGACGAGTCCGAGCTCGACGCCCTCGCCGAGATCGAGCGGCGATCCACCGCGAACGGCGTCCCGGATCTGGCGCGCATCGACGGCGTCGGACGGCTGCGCGAGATCGAGCCGCACGTCAGGGGCGTCGCCGCCGTGCACTCGCCGCACACGGCCGTCGTCGACTACGCCTCGATCACGGAGGCGATGGCGCAGGATGTCCGGGCCGCGGGCGGGGCGATCCGCCTCGGGCACGAAGTCACCGGCATCCGGCGCGAGGACGGCCGCGTTCGGGTGACGACGCCCGTGTCTGAGGACGTGTTCGATCGGCTCGTGGTGTGCGCCGGCCTGCAGTCCGACGTCCTCGCACTCCTCGTGGGCGCCGACCCGTCGCCGAAGATCCTGCCGTTCCGGGGCGAGTACTGGGAGCTCGCGCCCGAGCGCATCGACCTCGTGAGGGGCATGATCTACCCCGTCCCCGACCCGAGGTTCCCGTTCCTCGGGGTGCACTTCACGCGCGGCGTCTACGACAGCGTGCACGTCGGCCCGAACGCCGTCCCGGCTCTTCGCCGCGAGGGGTACACGTGGCTCCAGTGGTCGGCCAAGGACACGTGGGAGTCGCTGCGCTGGCCGGGTGCGTGGCCGCTCGCGAAGCAGCACTGGCGGATGGGCGTCGACGAGATCTCCGGGTCGCTCCTGAAGCCCCTCTACTTCCAGAAGGCGCGCCGGTTCATCCCCGAGCTGCGGCAGTCCGACCTCACCCGCAAGTCGGCCGCCGGCGTTCGAGCCCAGGCGTGGGGGCGCGCGGGCGAGCTCCTCGACGACTTCGCGGTCGATCAGGTCGGGCCGATCACGCTGCTGCGGAACGCGCCCTCACCCGCCGCGACGAGCTCGATCGCCATCGCCCATCACGTCATCGAGCACTACCTCGTGAACGGCGCCTGA
- the purD gene encoding phosphoribosylamine--glycine ligase — MRILVLGSGAREHAIILALRSEEVAHEVFAAPGNAGIAQDATIVDLDANDPAAVTDYANAEAIDLVVIGPEAPLVAGVADSLRERGIPVFGPGKAAAQLEGSKAFAKRIMDAAGVPTGRAMRAHTRAEVEAALDDLGAPHVVKADGLAAGKGVIVTPDREAALAHADAYLATGPVLVEEFLAGPEVSLFFLSDGDHVLPLSPAQDFKRLRDGDEGPNTGGMGAYSPLPWLGERFESWAIEGEASDPEQAFVDFVTREIAEPVIHRLDAEGTPFIGLLYAGLILTEQGVKVIEFNARFGDPETQVVLPRLLDPLSELLLAAASGNLEDYPRPAFADAAAVTVVLASEGYPESPVTGRPLTGLDAAAAVEGVHLAHAATAVSPDALVATGGRVLNVVGLGTTFAEARDRAYRALAEISLEGGQYRTDIAARVVED; from the coding sequence GTGCGAATCCTGGTCCTCGGCTCCGGTGCTCGCGAGCACGCCATCATCCTCGCCCTCCGGTCGGAGGAGGTCGCCCACGAGGTGTTCGCCGCTCCCGGCAACGCGGGCATCGCACAGGACGCCACGATCGTCGACCTCGACGCGAACGACCCCGCGGCCGTCACCGACTACGCGAACGCCGAGGCGATCGACCTCGTCGTGATCGGCCCCGAGGCTCCGCTCGTCGCGGGCGTCGCCGACTCGCTGCGCGAGCGCGGCATCCCGGTCTTCGGTCCCGGCAAGGCGGCGGCGCAGCTCGAGGGGTCCAAGGCGTTCGCGAAGCGGATCATGGATGCCGCGGGCGTGCCCACCGGTCGTGCCATGCGCGCACACACCCGCGCCGAGGTCGAGGCGGCGCTCGACGACCTGGGCGCGCCGCACGTCGTGAAGGCCGACGGACTCGCGGCCGGCAAGGGCGTCATCGTCACACCCGACCGCGAGGCGGCGCTCGCGCACGCCGACGCGTATCTTGCGACCGGCCCCGTGCTCGTCGAGGAGTTCCTGGCCGGGCCCGAGGTGTCGCTGTTCTTCCTGAGCGACGGCGACCACGTGCTCCCGCTCAGCCCCGCGCAGGACTTCAAGCGCCTCCGCGACGGCGACGAGGGCCCGAACACCGGCGGCATGGGTGCGTACTCGCCGCTGCCGTGGCTCGGCGAGCGCTTCGAGAGCTGGGCGATCGAGGGTGAGGCGTCCGACCCCGAGCAGGCCTTCGTGGACTTCGTCACGCGCGAGATCGCCGAACCGGTCATCCACCGCCTCGACGCCGAGGGCACGCCCTTCATCGGGCTGCTCTACGCGGGCCTCATCCTGACGGAGCAGGGCGTCAAGGTGATCGAGTTCAACGCGCGCTTCGGCGACCCCGAGACGCAGGTGGTCCTCCCGCGTCTCCTCGATCCGCTGTCCGAGCTGCTGCTGGCCGCGGCCTCGGGCAACCTCGAGGACTACCCCCGTCCGGCGTTCGCCGATGCCGCGGCCGTCACCGTCGTGCTCGCGTCCGAGGGCTACCCCGAATCGCCCGTCACGGGACGGCCGCTGACGGGACTGGATGCCGCCGCCGCGGTCGAGGGCGTCCACCTGGCCCACGCGGCCACGGCCGTCTCGCCCGACGCTCTCGTCGCGACGGGCGGTCGCGTGCTCAACGTCGTCGGGCTCGGCACGACCTTCGCCGAGGCGCGCGACCGCGCGTATCGGGCGCTCGCCGAGATCTCGCTCGAGGGCGGCCAGTACCGCACCGACATCGCGGCGCGGGTCGTCGAGGACTGA
- a CDS encoding sterol carrier family protein, producing the protein MAKKIGVDEGRAALNAVRAAGAASTRPARADHATAVRYLLQLLAEKAPGNSVEVRVPPFGAVQAVEGPRHTRGTPPNVVETDPDTWIALATGAEQWRDAAAAGRISASGVRSDLSDLLPLRP; encoded by the coding sequence GTGGCCAAGAAGATCGGCGTCGACGAAGGGCGCGCAGCCCTCAACGCGGTGCGCGCCGCGGGCGCGGCATCCACTCGCCCCGCTCGCGCCGATCACGCGACGGCCGTCCGCTATCTGCTGCAGCTCCTCGCCGAGAAGGCGCCGGGCAACTCGGTCGAGGTGCGCGTGCCTCCTTTCGGCGCGGTGCAGGCCGTCGAAGGTCCCCGGCACACGCGCGGCACGCCGCCCAACGTCGTCGAGACCGACCCCGACACGTGGATCGCGCTCGCGACGGGGGCCGAGCAGTGGAGGGATGCCGCGGCCGCCGGCCGCATCAGCGCGTCGGGCGTGCGCTCCGACCTCTCCGACCTCCTGCCGCTGCGCCCCTGA
- a CDS encoding potassium transporter Trk yields MSEPRTPPTTPDAVRRTERVRVRRAPKFSVFLVVGAGLGLLTALILTFSFNGTSGQSANTGLIYSSGQVFGFLALICVTIGVAVFAVLALILDRTVGRRTREVTVDRETVQEPDAQD; encoded by the coding sequence ATGTCCGAGCCGCGCACGCCCCCCACGACACCCGACGCCGTCCGTCGTACGGAGCGGGTGCGCGTCCGCCGCGCGCCGAAGTTCTCGGTCTTCCTCGTCGTCGGCGCGGGCCTCGGCCTCCTGACGGCGCTGATCCTGACGTTCTCCTTCAACGGCACGAGCGGCCAGAGCGCGAACACGGGTCTCATCTACTCGTCGGGCCAGGTCTTCGGGTTCCTCGCGCTCATCTGCGTCACGATCGGGGTCGCGGTCTTCGCCGTCCTGGCTCTCATCCTCGACCGCACGGTCGGCCGACGCACCCGCGAGGTCACGGTCGACCGCGAGACGGTGCAGGAGCCCGACGCCCAGGACTGA